A window of Calliopsis andreniformis isolate RMS-2024a chromosome 3, iyCalAndr_principal, whole genome shotgun sequence contains these coding sequences:
- the LOC143188676 gene encoding uncharacterized protein LOC143188676 — MIQAAGSTFSFYQITHDAYLIAESELQEKYPVNTEHSRTVEKQRSAFSLFYVLPGSSYLSRLYLISSFPLLSNFADSIETLELRQSTPGERLLPDKSKKRRRETVEERRSNENVSIRNRVHFHNKSIPGNDFSRVERKWSPERSERSEVTAETAICDSNSSFRYSDLVPDLGNTRKRDFVESRSRGPESEIRFTKQRLSSTQDNIHAFPFELIVLFRERKQRRGFHNDRFVTLGRRIFTKNTIVLLA, encoded by the exons ATGATCCAAGCGGCAGGAAGCACATTTTCCTTTTATCAAATAACACATGACGCATACTTGATTGCCGAATCTGAATTGCAGGAAAAGTACCCTGTCAACACAGAACACTCACGCACAGTGGAG AAGCAGCGCAGTGCCTTTTCGTTGTTCTACGTACTTCCGGGAAGTTCCTACTTATCCCGTCTCTACCTAATCTCTTCTTTCCCTTTACTTTCGAACTTCGCCGACTCGATAGAAACGCTCGAGCTGCGTCAAAGTACTCCAGGTGAACGACTAC TTCCAGATAAAAGCAAAAAACGACGACGAGAAACAGTCGAAGAGAGGAGATCGAACGAGAATGTTTCAATACGAAACAGAGTCCATTTCCATAATAAGTCGATACCAGGGAACGATTTCTCTCGCGTCGAAAGAAAGTGGAGTCCTGAAAGAAGCGAGCGCAGCGAAGTCACAGCGGAAACGGCTATCTGCGATTCAAACTCGAGCTTCCGATATTCAGACCTCGTGCCAGACCTCGGAAATACTCGCAAACGCGATTTCGTCGAATCGCGTTCGCGCGGCCCTGAATCGGAAATCCGTTTTACCAAGCAACGCCTGTCCTCGACCCAAGACAATATCCACGCGTTCCCGTTCGAGCTGATTGTTTTATTTCGCGAGCGCAAACAACGCCGAGGATTTCATAACGATCGTTTCGTAACACTAGGCAGGCGAATTTTCACGAAAAATACGATAGTGTTATTGGCGTAG